AATTCACCTTTTGCAGCTTTAACACCGTTATTTCGTGCTTCGGCTATTCCCAAATTACTGGGATGGTCAACAATAGTAGCCACCGAACTAAATTGCTCTAGGTATTCTCGCGCTTTCTTGTTAAAACCATCACTCACAATGATTGATTCTAGCGCTGGCTGAGTTTGTTCGATTACAGCGTTTACTGCTTTGGAAATAAACTGCTGATTATTAAAATATGGGATCACCACCGAGGTTTTGGCTTCCATTCTTTCTTCCTTGAAAGTTTTATCTCAAAAGTCAGGTTGTATTCAGTTGTTGCTAGTTTACAGATTCCGGACTACCAGCTAAGGAAAGTTGAGCAAGTGACTTAAGATAAGTTTATCGGTGATGCTGGCGTGGAGTTTGAAATTGCATGCCCAACAGGCCTTACTTGTTGGATGGTTACATACAAGGAAGTGAAATGAAGAAATTAATCGCTGCAGCTTTGCTTTTCGCTCTTTTTGAAGGCGCTGTTTATGCTGCAGCAGAGATAAACCATGATGAAATGTTTGCGCTCAACTTTGAAGGACCTGATTATTTGCGCACTATTCGCTATACCGAACCATTTCGGGAAGGCGACGAATGGAATATGGGCTCAGTGGTGCATGATAAAACCGTTTACCATAATGGCTGGATAACAGTATTTGATGGCGAGCTTGAGTTGAGAAAACAAGCGCATGGTAGGGTTTTGGTTTACCCAAACGCTGAGCAGTTGGCGGCAAGCAATTGGTCTATTTCACTCACTATTAAGCCTGACTTAAGTGGCTCTTTTATAGATAAAAGTGGAGCAGAAGTGCATGAGTTTGTTGGTGAGTTTGCAAGGCTCCCAGAACCATTGAAAGACAGCTCAATTAATGGCTATTCGAATTGGCAGTTGGCTTTTAGTGTTGCACCTAAGCACGGCGTTTACTCTGTTAATGGAAAGCAGCGTTATGAAGGTAAAGTTATTGGCAGTGCCAGCTGGTTAGCCGAGTGGGTTAAAACTGGCGAATTTCAATTTGTACTTGAATAAGCAAAGCCTAATTAGAGCAAGTATTCCCCGACATTATTGGTCAATACCCGTTCAGCCGTAGTATAATTGCTGGCTGAGTTAATTTAACTCGACTATTTGTAAGCATTTAATAACGGCTAGCTTAAATAAGCTTAGCTTTAAAGTTTAGTGCTTTGATCTTGCAGCTTTTTATTATTATGTTGAACCCATGACCCAAGTTTCACCTTTCCAAGCTCATCGTTTTTCTGTTGCTCCAATGCTCGATTGGACTGATTTTTAATAAAAAACATTAAATAACAGTGCTTTATATTTCTCTTTTCGATTTTGGGGGCAAATAGGGGGTAAATACTAAATACTGTCTTGTTACGTCCTTCACACTACCTTCAAACCCCATAATATTGCCCCCTCAAAAAAAAATCGACTTTTTTGCAAAATAAATTTGGATTTACTCAAAATACTTTGTAATAACTTTGGGTATGGGCAATTTTGCTTATACGTTCACGTCACTATAGAGGTAAAGATGGCAGGACGTAATACTCGCAGCACCAATAATCTCCTATCCACTAAATCAATGCTTGCTGGAATGTTTGGAATGAAGCCTTGTGTCTCTTTAGAAGAGGTAACAGAAGAGTTCTTGGATATATCTTTCAGTACGGCGCAACGTAAAGCCCGACTGAATGAACTTCCTTTTCCATGTTTTCGCTTGGGAATGAGCCAAAAGTCCCCTTGGTTCATCAATCTAAACGATCTTGCTGAGTATATAGAAATGCGTAGTTCGGAAGCACGTACGGTATGGAAGAGGGCGATGGTATGAACCTTGGTAATATGATCATTCTCAACCCAATGCTCTTAGTGCCAAATGATGACAAAGTCATGTTGGAGGACTTCGTTCGTGGTTTAGTTCATAGCCCTTATTTTGCGCAATTAGTTTTGAACTTGTTACGAGACGATAGGGTTAGCTCAGTAAATTTACGAGGGTTAATGAATGAAATGACAATGTTTGAGTCTTCAGGCTTTATGCGTTTTATTGAACTCTCTCAGTTTCATGGTATCGAGGAGCTATTTTCTCCAGTATTTATCTCTTTTTTACGACTAAAGAGGTAATTAACTATAGTACCATGATTGCCAAAAATGCACACTTTTCTAAAAAGTCAAATTATTTCTAATTTTTGAGTTGGTTTTGTGGTTCGCGTCACTTTTTGGTTTTGTTTTAATCTGATAGTATCTTCACCAGTTAATTCAATTAAGAGGTAAAAAACTAATGAAAACAGATATTAAAAGGCAAAGTTTTGAGCAGATGCAGACTCTACGCGATCATCACCTTAAATATGTGGACTTTCATGCTGAGATGATTCATGGATTTACGGAGCACTTATTAACTATGGTGAATAGTGGAGATTTGTGTACGGAGGACGAGCGTGACTTATCGACATTTGCTAGCCATTTGAACGAGGTTGTACATTGCGCCATGTTCGGTGGTATGTTGCCTGTTGAGACCGGAGAGTATCTTATTTCTCGCCTGAGAGTGGAATTAATCAAAGCTCATGAAGAAGGTGATATTGGGGCTTTTGAGTGTTTGGAAGATATTTCTGAGTGGATGGAGGCGTTATTTGGTGTGGATTTTAACTTTTACAATTTGCACTAATATGTAAAAGTTAGAACCTATAAGCCCCTTTTATAGGGGCTTTTTTCTAGCCTGATAAACCTTGTATTTCAGTTTATCTACTTTCGCTTCATAATTTGCTGGAACTGCTAACTCCGACAGTTCTTCAAATGTCTTAATCAAACGATTTAGCTGGCGGTTGACTTGTAGTTGGTTGTTGTTATCAATTGCTTCAAACCATTTCTCAGCTTGTTTCTGCATTTTAATTATGAGCTTTTCAACGTGAAGTGATTCACTTACTTCCTGTTGTTGATACTTCCATGTTTCGAGTCGCTTCCCTCGGTTAAGTTCATAAGGCTTATATTGTTTGTGGTCTAAACCTGTATGTTTAAGCACTGCTGCGTTAAATGCCTGTTTTAGCAAAGCGGTACACTTCTTCTGCTGGAGGACTCTCAACACCTTACCGTTTAAAACTTTTCCAATGATGAGATGAACGTGATCACCTGTGCCACGAACGCCAGACTGCTGTTGTTGATGCAATACAACGCGAATCTGAGACTTGAATAGTTTCAACTCTTCAGGTTTGAGTTCTAGTAGCTTACTGATTGCTAAGCAACAATCACTGATCATTGCTTTCCAATTTTCAGGTGTTGGTCGATGACCTTTTGGTAAGGTTAATACGTACTCCATCGCGTAGCTGGATAGAGGTCTTCCGCCCTTGCGGTTAAGGTGTTGTTTGACTCTGAATTGCTCCCCAACCAGAGCAATCCGCTGTGAGGTTTTTTCACTTCCAAATAGTGAAGTTATCGCTTCTGCGGTGCGGTGGTTGGGATGTTTCTTTGCTAATAGGTAACGTTCCCTTGCCACTACGCCATCAGAGCCATTTTTTACGGCCTCGGTTGTTATCGTCCAATTCTTAATCATGCTTTTCTTTTAGCATATTAATTTACCGAGTAAGAATGCAACAACCTACCTTAATGGTGTTGTATATACGGGTATTCCAGATAGGCCAACCTCATGCTTCGCTGAGTTTTTGGCCACTGGTGAGATTGGGATACCCCCTCTCAACTCCCCCCTCTAGAAAAAGTTGTACTACTTCTATTCAATTTGTATGTTTAAAGAAAACCATGGAAAAACAATCTTTTGAGAAAAGCCTAGCTAGTAGTATTGCAACACCAAAATTGAAGTCAGAACAAATCCGCTTAGCAGTGTTGAAGCATTGCCAAAATTCTGGATTCATAAGCAAACAAGATCAGGAAGATAACTCATCTCGCTATGAGTGGTTGTTAGAAATCCTAGAGTTAAATTTGTTGTCACTTAATTTGCTAGATCAAATTATTTCAGATGTGAGTTACCCTCTATTTCCTTTGGACGTAAAAACTGAAATTGATGCTAAAGCTGCCTCAATTGTCAAAGATATTGCTAAAAGGGTTATGGCAACGGCTATCCAATATCCTTCCCCACATAGTGTTGATGATGCGTCTAGCCCAAAGCAAAAATTAGATATGAAATAACGTTCTACATATCAGACAGCTAGATACTACTCAGATATAATCCCCTGAATTATGCATATTGCAACTTCAGGTTTTTCTCTTTCATGACTAACACAAACTTCTCTCAAACCGCTACCTTCATCTGGTCGGTTGCCGACCTGCTTCGCGGTGACTTCAAACAATCTCAATACGGGCGCGTCATCTTGCCTTTCACTCTTCTTCGTCGCCTTGAGTGTGTACTGGAAGAAAGCAAAGATGCTGTCGTTATTCAGGCCGAGAAAGTGAAAGCTATGAACCTGCCTGAAGAAGCGCAAGAAAAAATGCTGCTTCGAGCAACTAACGGGCTTTCATTCTTCAATACCTCACCAATGAACCTTGGCAAAATGGGACAGAGTGACATCAAAGCCAACCTAGAGAACTACCTTCAATGCTTTTCTGCGGATGCTCGAGAGATTTTTGAACATTTCAATTTTAATGAGTTTATTGGTTTGTTAGATGACGCTAACCTGCTCTTTAAAGTAGTACAAACCTTTACCAATAAAAAGAAAATTGATCTTTCCCCAAAAGCCATTTCTAACCACGATATGGGTTTAGTTTTTGAAGAGTTGATTCGCCGCTTTGCTGAAAGCTCAAATGAAACGGCAGGTGAACACTTTACCCCGCGTGATATCGTCGAATTAACTACTTCTTTAGTGTTTACGGGAGATGAAGGATATTCAAAAGAAGGTGCCATTCGGACTATTTATGACCCAACTGCGGGGACTGGTGGTTTCTTATCTTCTGGCATGGAATATGTTTATGAAATGAACCCAAGCGCTCGAATGGTTGCCTTTGGTCAAGAGCTAAATCCTGAGTCCTATGCTATCTGTAAAGCCGACATGCTGATCAAAGGGCAGGAAGTTAAAAATATCAAACTAGGTAACACCTTATCCAATGACCAACTGCCAGCCGACCAATTTGATTACATGCTATCGAATCCCCCGTTCGGCGTTGACTGGAAGAAAATTGAAGGTGAAATCAAAGACGAACATACCCTAAAAGGTTTCGATGGTCGTTTTGGTGCGGGATTACCTCGTGTGTCTGATGGCTCTTTACTTTTCTTGATGCACTTGATCAGCAAAATGCGTGACACTCATGCCGTCGACGGCAGTGTTACGGATGGTGGGCGTATCGGCATCATTCTTAATGGTTCACCACTGTTTACTGGTGGTGCTGGTAGTGGCGAAAGTGAAATTCGTCGCTACATCCTTGAAGCTGACTTACTTGAAGCCATCGTCGCGTTGCCAACCGACATGTTCTATAACACAGGTATAGCAACTTACGTATGGGTGCTAAGTAATAAGAAAACCTCAGAACGTAAAGGCAAAGTTCAATTAATTGATGGCTCTAACCTGTGTGGAAAGATGCGTAAGTCGCTAGGCTCTAAGCGTAACGTAATGAGTGAAGATGACATTAAAACCATTACGCGTAGCTTTGGTGACTTTGAAGTGGTTGATGCGCGTGAGCTTGATAAACCAGCAGAGCAAAAGTCGAACCGTGGTCGTCAGGCAGCGACACCAAAAACAGAAGCGTCTAAAACTTTCGCCAGCAAAATTTTCAGCACCCACGAGTTTGGATACCGCCGACTGACGATTGAGCGTCCATTACGTTTATCTACACAATTAACGGATGAGCGAATCAATACTCTCCGTTTTGCTCCTAAGCCATTTAACGTAGTTATGCCTGCGATTTATGAGAAGTTTGGCTCAGAGTGGAAAGAAGAGGCTTATGGTCTGTTAGGACATGTTGAAACTGAGGTTCGAGCATTAATCAAAGCGGATTTTCCTGAGCTAAAAGAAAAGCAAATCAAAGATGTCTTGGATAGCAAAGTATGGCTATTTCAAAAGTCATTACTGGAGAAAGCTCAGCAGCTACAAGCTGAAATTGGTCAATCCCTTGGTGGCAAAGCGCAACAGTCTGATGATTTCAATCAGTTTGAACTGACATTGAAAGGCGCGTTTAAAAACACTGGTATTAAATTGGATGCCAAAGAGAAAAAGCAGTTCCTTGATGCGGTAACGTGGAAGAATCAAGATGCCGAACGCGTGGTTAAGAAGGTACTAAAAGAAGAGTTTCAACCATTATATGGCGCTTTCGATTACATCGGTGATGTTAAAGGCTTAGTGGGTAAGGTCGTGGAATTCCAGCAAGATGGTGACCTGCGTGATAACGAGAATGTCCCCCTTGACCCAAGTGCAAGTACCTCGGAGTTGATTGAAACCTACTTCAATAAAGAGGTCGCCCCGCACGTGGCGGATGCTTGGATCAATGCTGATAAGCGAGATGATAAAGACAGTGAGATTGGTGTGGTGGGTTATGAGATCCCGTTTAACCGCCATTTCTATGTTTACCAGCCACCACGTGAACTAGAAGCGATTGATTCTGATTTGGACGCTGTGAGTGCTGACATTATGAAGCTACTGCAAGAGGTTCATTCATAATGGGTAAGTATCAGGCGTATCCAGATTATAAAGATGCTTGTATCGACTGGTTGGGTGCCATTCCTGAACATTGGATGACAAGCAAGCTACGTTACACATTCAGTTTCGGAAAAGGACTAACCATAACTAAGGAAAACCTTAAAGATACTGGAGTTCCATGCGTCAGCTATGGCGAAGTGCATTCAAAATATGGTTTTGAGGTTGATCCGTTAAGACACCCACTAAAGTGTGTTGATGAAGAGTACATTCAGTCATCACCTTATGCGTTGCTAAAAAATGGCGATATCGTTTTTGCTGATACATCAGAAGATATTGATGGTTCAGGTAACTTCACTCAACTTGTTTCCGATGAGTTGGTCTTTGCAGGCTACCATACAATTATTGCCCGCCCATTTGATAGAGAATGTTGTCGATTCTATGCGTATTTACTCGATTCGAAAGAGCTGAGAACACAGATCCGTCATGCAGTGAAGGGGGTAAAAGTCTTTAGCATCACTCAAGCAATACTGCGTGGAGTGAATATTTGGCTACCTCCTTTAGAAGAGCGCGCTAAAATCGCCAGTTTCCTCGATCACGAAACCGCCAAAATAGACACCTTGATCGACAAGCAGCAGCAACTTATCGAGCTACTAAAAGAAAAGCGTCAAGCAGTGATCAGCCATGCGGTGACTAAAGGGCTAAACCCTGACGCACCAATGAAAGACTCTGGTGTTGAGTGGTTGGGTGAAGTGCCGGAGCATTGGGGGGTTTCTAGTCTTGGTTACTACGCGTTACTAAATACTGGAGCAACTCCAGACAGAGCCAATTCGAGTTATTGGCTAGGCGATATTCCGTGGATTAAAACTGGGGAAGTAAAATATGAGACTATTTACAGCACCGAAGAAACTATTAGTAGTTTGGCGGTAAAGCAAACATCAGTTCAACTGTCTCCTCCGGGAACGTTATTAATGGCTATGTATGGACAAGGTGTAACTCGTGGCCGGGTCGCTCTTCTTGGTGTCTCAGCAACGTACAATCAGGCGTGTGCTGCTATTACGACTAATAACTTTCTGTGGAATGAGTACCTAAGAGCATTTTTTATTGCTGGGTATCACGCTATACGTGATGGAGGTAATGAAACTAGCCAAATGAATCTCAATGCCGATATTGTACGGAAGTTCAAAGTGACTATTCCTCCCAAAGGGGAACAAGAGTCGATTGTTCATTACCTGAATAATGAGCTACCAAAGTTAGATGTACTATTAAAGAAAGCTGATAGCGCTATTGCTTTGATGCAAGAACGCCGATCGGCTCTTATCTCAGCCGCTGTTACAGGAAAGATTGACGTGCGCAACTGGCAAGTTCCAGTGAATCAAGAAACTCAACAGCAGGAGGCTGGCTAATGAGTACCGACTCAACGCAAGAGCGTATTTTCCAAGATGACATCATTCGTCAGATGGTGGCGAATGGTTGGGTAGAGGGTAAGCCAGAAGGCTATAACCGAGAGTCAGCACTATATGAACAAGATGTGCTGACTTTCGTAAAAGAAACCCAACCGAAAGAGTGGGAGAAGTTCTGCAAGATTTACCCGAATGAATCTGACCGCCACTTCATTGAAGCGCTGGTTGTGCAGCTTAAAAAAGCTGATGTGAATGCCACAGACCTAGCCTCACGTAGTTTGGGTACTTTGGGTGTACTACGTCATGGCTTAAAAATCCGTAATGCGCGCTTCTCGCTGTGTCAGTTTAAACCTGAGCATAACCTAAACCCTGAAACCTTAGCGCGTTATGAGCAGAATATCTGTCGTATCGTTCCTGAGCTTGTTTATAGCCCTTATGCGACTAAAGAGCATCTAGAAGCGACAGGCAAAAAAGCTAAGGCGTGGCGTATTGATCTGGTGCTGTTCGTCAACGGCTTGCCAGTATCAACGCTTGAATTGAAATCAGAGTTCAAACAAGCGGTAGAGAATGCAATTAAGCAGTACAAGCGCACTCGTCTACCCAAAGACCCAGCAACTAAGAAACCAGAGCCACTATTAACATTTAAACGTGGTGCTTTGGTACATTTCGCTGTGAGTCAGTATGAAGTGTACATGGCAACCAAATTGGCAGGTGATGACACTTTCTTCCTTCCTTTCAATAAAGGGACGAAAGAGGGCGGTGCGGGTAACGATGTACCGGAAGATGAGAGCCGCTATGCTACGGATTATCTGTGGAATGAGGTATTAGTCCCTGACAGCCTACTGAATATCATTGGTCGCTTTGTACACCTTCAAATTGAAGATAAGGAAGATTGGGAAGGGCGAAAATACAAAAAGGAAACGCTTATTTTCCCGCGTTATCACCAGTGGGATGTCGTGACTAAGCTCATTGACGCCGCCACCGAAGAAGGCACGGGTAATAAGTATCTTGTGCAGCATAGTGCGGGTTCGGGTAAGTCGAATTCTATTGCATGGACAGCACACCAGCTTTCTACCCTTTATGACGCTGAAGGTAACAAGCAATTCCATTCCGTCATTGTCGTTACCGATCGAACCGTTCTTGATGATCAACTGCAAGATACTATCTACCAGTTTGAACATGCCGATGGTGTGGTAGGGCGCATCAATAACAAAGAGGGTGATGGTTCTAAGTCAGAGAAGCTGGCTTCAGCGTTAGAGAACTCGCAACCCATTATCATCGTTACCATTCAAACCTTCCCGTTTGTGTTACGTGCGATAGAAAACAGTACCAGCTTGAAAGAACGCAGCTATGCCGTAATCGCCGATGAAGCGCACTCTTCGCAAAGTGGCTCTACTGCTCGTCAGTTGAAAGAAGTATTGATGACCGAAGAAGCCGATGATGATGTCGAGTTGTCCTCGGAAGATATTTTGGATGCGACCATTGCTGCGCGTAAAGGTAGCGCCAACCTTAACTACTACGCTTTCACAGCAACCCCTAAACCAAAAACATTAGAACTGTTCGGACGATTACCTAGACCTGAGTTACCCCCATCAAAACAGAATAAACAAGAAGCGTATCATGTGTATTCAATGCGCCAAGCCATTGAAGAGGGCTTTATTCTGGATGTGCTAAAGAACTACACCAACTATAAGGTGATGTATCAGTTAGCGCAGAAGGTAGAGGCCGCTGATAAAGAAGTCGACAGCAAAAAAGCCAAGGTGAAATTGAATCAATGGGTTCGCCTACATGATCACAACATCTCACAAAAGGTCAAAGTGGTTGTTGAGCACTTCAAAGATAACGTCATGGGTTTATTAGGTGGTCAGGCTAAGGCGATGGTTGTCACCAGCTCTCGCAAAGAGGCGGTGCGTTACAAACTCGCTTTTGATAAGTACGTGGCTGATGCGCTTGCCGAGAAGAAGACAGGTTATGATGCGATCCGCGCTATGGTGGCTTTCTCTGGTGAAGTCGAATTCAACGCTAATGACCCTGATAGCTTTGCTTTTATCGATCAAAAGTTCACAGAAAAGAACATGAACCCAGACTTAAAAGGTCGGGATATGCGTAAAGCCTTTGATAGTGATGACTATCAGGTAATGCTTGTGGCGAATAAGTTCCAAACGGGCTTTGACCAACCGAAGTTATGCGCTATGTACGTTGATAAGAAGCTAGGTGGCGTAGAGTGTGTTCAAACTCTTTCTCGCCTTAACCGTACTTATCCAGGCAAGGCAGAAACAGGCACATTCGTATTAGACTTTTACAATGAACCAGACGAGATTTTAGGCTCCTTCCAGCCCTATTACCAAACCGCAGAATTGGCGGATGTCACCGATCCTAATATGGTATTTGATCTGTATGAGAAGCTGCGCACCAGTGGCATTTTCTTATGGTCTGAAGTAGAGCAGTTTTGCGAAGCCTTCTTCACTATGAACAAATCTAATGCCGCAATCAGTAACATCTGTCACCCAGCCAAAGAGCGTTGGCAAAAAAGTTATACCTCAGCGGTAGAGGCCTATATTAAAGCTAAAGAAATGTTTGAGCGCACTAAGAAGACAGATGATGCGGTTCTTATTGCCAATGCAGAGAATAGCTTCAAAGACTGTAAGCAAGAGAAAGACCGTCTTGAGATCTTCAAGAAGGATCTCGGCAGCTTTACCCGTTTCTATGAGTTTATGTCTCAGCTCGTAGATTACGATGATAAAGAGCTAGAGAAGCTTAGCCTTTACGCTCGTCACTTGCGCCCATTACTACGTGACAAAGTGATTGAGGAAGATGAGCTAGATTTAGATAACGTGGTAATGAGCCACTACCGCCTATCTAAGATCCGTCAGCAAGATATACAGCTCAAAGAAGATGCTCCTGACTACCAACTTGAGCCAAGTACCGATATCGGTACCGCTAAGGCCAAGGATAAGAAGGAAGAGTTCCTTTCCCATATCCTTGATAAGTTGAATGAAGTGTTCATTACCGACAACCTGACAGACAAAGACATGATCAATTATGCTTTTACTGTTAGAGACAAGCTCACAGAGAACGAAGCGGTAATGAGTCAAATTGCCAATAACACGCGTGAACAGGCAATGCTGGGCGATTTCCCTCAAGCGATTGATGATGCGATTCTTGGAAGTAATGAAGCGCATCAAGAACAGATGATGCAGCTTCTGTCTGACCCTACAAAAACTCAGCAGTTTGCGCGGGTTATCTTTGATATGTTGAGTGGGTATAAGGGATAGGGTATTTGCAGTTTGCATTGTGCATGGAGTGGGAATCACTTCCCACCTAAAATGTGCCATTTCAGGCGAAAAGCGATTGAAGGTTTGAATAGTGCATTTACTGTGACCATGTGACACACCTATAAGGTGTGTCACATGTCACGGTTTAATGCACGACGGTTATCACGTCAGTGTTTGAAGCTTTGCCTGAAGACTGCTCCAAGGAGACGAGTCTGTTTTCAATAAGCGTTTTAATCGAACGACTAAAGCTTTTTCTCTGAGCATCGGTCATCTTACCCGTTGGATACAGCATTGAGCGTAACTGTTCCCTTGTGGCTTTACCTGCGAAGTCCCTATTCAGTACTTCTAAAATAGGGTCGTTCTTAGGCTTCACTGTGACTGTTTTAGTTACAGCTTCTTTTGTTCTTGCTAACGAGGTTATGGGTCTATGACTGTCGCAAACAATACCTAGGTCAACAGTTTCCATTTCAAACTCCATACAGGGCATTTCAGTTCCATCTTTTTGCTTAGTGTTGCTGAAGGTAAGTAACTTTGATTGTCCACTGCGTTTGACGTGAAACTCATAGTCACAAGCAGCTCGTAACACACTACTTCCTCTAGCACCTTTACTGGCATCTTTTCCTGTATGGTGCACACACATGATACTTGTGCTGGTAGCCGCTTTTACTTTATCGCAGCCAGAGATGAAGGCCCCCATATCACGAGATGAATTTTCATCACCGCTAAAGCAGCGTGCTAGCGTATCGAGGATAATTAATTGCACTTTGACGTTTTCACGCTCTTCAAGCTGTTGTATAGCCGTTATCATTTGCTCCTGGGTTGTTTCTTCCGCTAGCAACAAGTGATTACCCAGTACGAAAACCTTGTCAGCTTTAAGCCCGTTCGTCAGTTCCCACGCTTTAATTCTCTTGGATATACCAATTTGTCCTTCGGCGGCGACATACACCACAGCACCTTGCTCTACATTTCTATCACACCATGATTTATCTGTTGCAATAGAACACGCAATATCGATTGCTTGAAAGGATTTTAATGTGCCACTTGCTCCGTAGATTACACCAAAGGATAACGTAGGGAAGTAGTCCTTGATCAACCATTGTGCTTGGTAGTCATAGCCTGTGGAACCGCGGGAAAACATAAAGTCTCCGTACTGCTCCAATGTGTTTTGTTGTTCTGAATTTGTAACTTTTTTATTTAAATTTGCGCCTTGTTTCATAGTTCTAATTTTAGTTTATTTCCGCACTCTTAATGTGCAGTCTCTATTGATTAGATCTTTTGAATGAGCGTTGCAAATTTTTATTAT
The Agarivorans aestuarii DNA segment above includes these coding regions:
- a CDS encoding glycosyltransferase family 2 protein, which codes for MEAKTSVVIPYFNNQQFISKAVNAVIEQTQPALESIIVSDGFNKKAREYLEQFSSVATIVDHPSNLGIAEARNNGVKAAKGEFIAFLDADDYWDKHKLALQQEIMDSEPELSDCHCATNIFSQEGEASETCNA
- a CDS encoding pyocin activator PrtN family protein; this encodes MAGRNTRSTNNLLSTKSMLAGMFGMKPCVSLEEVTEEFLDISFSTAQRKARLNELPFPCFRLGMSQKSPWFINLNDLAEYIEMRSSEARTVWKRAMV
- a CDS encoding type I restriction-modification system subunit M, with protein sequence MTNTNFSQTATFIWSVADLLRGDFKQSQYGRVILPFTLLRRLECVLEESKDAVVIQAEKVKAMNLPEEAQEKMLLRATNGLSFFNTSPMNLGKMGQSDIKANLENYLQCFSADAREIFEHFNFNEFIGLLDDANLLFKVVQTFTNKKKIDLSPKAISNHDMGLVFEELIRRFAESSNETAGEHFTPRDIVELTTSLVFTGDEGYSKEGAIRTIYDPTAGTGGFLSSGMEYVYEMNPSARMVAFGQELNPESYAICKADMLIKGQEVKNIKLGNTLSNDQLPADQFDYMLSNPPFGVDWKKIEGEIKDEHTLKGFDGRFGAGLPRVSDGSLLFLMHLISKMRDTHAVDGSVTDGGRIGIILNGSPLFTGGAGSGESEIRRYILEADLLEAIVALPTDMFYNTGIATYVWVLSNKKTSERKGKVQLIDGSNLCGKMRKSLGSKRNVMSEDDIKTITRSFGDFEVVDARELDKPAEQKSNRGRQAATPKTEASKTFASKIFSTHEFGYRRLTIERPLRLSTQLTDERINTLRFAPKPFNVVMPAIYEKFGSEWKEEAYGLLGHVETEVRALIKADFPELKEKQIKDVLDSKVWLFQKSLLEKAQQLQAEIGQSLGGKAQQSDDFNQFELTLKGAFKNTGIKLDAKEKKQFLDAVTWKNQDAERVVKKVLKEEFQPLYGAFDYIGDVKGLVGKVVEFQQDGDLRDNENVPLDPSASTSELIETYFNKEVAPHVADAWINADKRDDKDSEIGVVGYEIPFNRHFYVYQPPRELEAIDSDLDAVSADIMKLLQEVHS
- a CDS encoding restriction endonuclease subunit S, with product MGKYQAYPDYKDACIDWLGAIPEHWMTSKLRYTFSFGKGLTITKENLKDTGVPCVSYGEVHSKYGFEVDPLRHPLKCVDEEYIQSSPYALLKNGDIVFADTSEDIDGSGNFTQLVSDELVFAGYHTIIARPFDRECCRFYAYLLDSKELRTQIRHAVKGVKVFSITQAILRGVNIWLPPLEERAKIASFLDHETAKIDTLIDKQQQLIELLKEKRQAVISHAVTKGLNPDAPMKDSGVEWLGEVPEHWGVSSLGYYALLNTGATPDRANSSYWLGDIPWIKTGEVKYETIYSTEETISSLAVKQTSVQLSPPGTLLMAMYGQGVTRGRVALLGVSATYNQACAAITTNNFLWNEYLRAFFIAGYHAIRDGGNETSQMNLNADIVRKFKVTIPPKGEQESIVHYLNNELPKLDVLLKKADSAIALMQERRSALISAAVTGKIDVRNWQVPVNQETQQQEAG
- a CDS encoding type I restriction endonuclease subunit R, whose amino-acid sequence is MSTDSTQERIFQDDIIRQMVANGWVEGKPEGYNRESALYEQDVLTFVKETQPKEWEKFCKIYPNESDRHFIEALVVQLKKADVNATDLASRSLGTLGVLRHGLKIRNARFSLCQFKPEHNLNPETLARYEQNICRIVPELVYSPYATKEHLEATGKKAKAWRIDLVLFVNGLPVSTLELKSEFKQAVENAIKQYKRTRLPKDPATKKPEPLLTFKRGALVHFAVSQYEVYMATKLAGDDTFFLPFNKGTKEGGAGNDVPEDESRYATDYLWNEVLVPDSLLNIIGRFVHLQIEDKEDWEGRKYKKETLIFPRYHQWDVVTKLIDAATEEGTGNKYLVQHSAGSGKSNSIAWTAHQLSTLYDAEGNKQFHSVIVVTDRTVLDDQLQDTIYQFEHADGVVGRINNKEGDGSKSEKLASALENSQPIIIVTIQTFPFVLRAIENSTSLKERSYAVIADEAHSSQSGSTARQLKEVLMTEEADDDVELSSEDILDATIAARKGSANLNYYAFTATPKPKTLELFGRLPRPELPPSKQNKQEAYHVYSMRQAIEEGFILDVLKNYTNYKVMYQLAQKVEAADKEVDSKKAKVKLNQWVRLHDHNISQKVKVVVEHFKDNVMGLLGGQAKAMVVTSSRKEAVRYKLAFDKYVADALAEKKTGYDAIRAMVAFSGEVEFNANDPDSFAFIDQKFTEKNMNPDLKGRDMRKAFDSDDYQVMLVANKFQTGFDQPKLCAMYVDKKLGGVECVQTLSRLNRTYPGKAETGTFVLDFYNEPDEILGSFQPYYQTAELADVTDPNMVFDLYEKLRTSGIFLWSEVEQFCEAFFTMNKSNAAISNICHPAKERWQKSYTSAVEAYIKAKEMFERTKKTDDAVLIANAENSFKDCKQEKDRLEIFKKDLGSFTRFYEFMSQLVDYDDKELEKLSLYARHLRPLLRDKVIEEDELDLDNVVMSHYRLSKIRQQDIQLKEDAPDYQLEPSTDIGTAKAKDKKEEFLSHILDKLNEVFITDNLTDKDMINYAFTVRDKLTENEAVMSQIANNTREQAMLGDFPQAIDDAILGSNEAHQEQMMQLLSDPTKTQQFARVIFDMLSGYKG
- a CDS encoding helicase RepA family protein: MKQGANLNKKVTNSEQQNTLEQYGDFMFSRGSTGYDYQAQWLIKDYFPTLSFGVIYGASGTLKSFQAIDIACSIATDKSWCDRNVEQGAVVYVAAEGQIGISKRIKAWELTNGLKADKVFVLGNHLLLAEETTQEQMITAIQQLEERENVKVQLIILDTLARCFSGDENSSRDMGAFISGCDKVKAATSTSIMCVHHTGKDASKGARGSSVLRAACDYEFHVKRSGQSKLLTFSNTKQKDGTEMPCMEFEMETVDLGIVCDSHRPITSLARTKEAVTKTVTVKPKNDPILEVLNRDFAGKATREQLRSMLYPTGKMTDAQRKSFSRSIKTLIENRLVSLEQSSGKASNTDVITVVH